Proteins from a genomic interval of Streptomyces sp. NBC_01445:
- a CDS encoding ABC transporter substrate-binding protein, whose translation MRNTARLCALAATGLLALSSLTACANDAASTSTGSGKKADGKGEHVKIMVGGLDKVIYMPAMLTDRLGYFQDEGLNVQLLSEPAGVQAETALVSGQVQGAVGFYDHTLDLQVKGKAVESVVQFSRAPGEVEIVSNKASGAISSPKDFKGKKLGITGLGSSTDFLTKYLAVKNGVQPSQFSPVAVGAGPTFVSALQKGAIDGGMTTDPTVATILDKKLGKVLVDMRTPEGSQEALGGPYPSSSLYMQTDWVNSHKPTVQKLANAFVKTLKWMSTHSADEIAAKMPADYSQGDKKLYAEAIKATLPMFTTDGVMPENGPETVESVLKAFNPNIKNAKVDLSKTYTTEFVDKAAG comes from the coding sequence ATGCGTAACACCGCGCGGCTCTGTGCCCTCGCAGCGACCGGCCTGCTCGCCCTCTCCTCGCTCACGGCGTGCGCCAACGACGCCGCCAGTACGAGCACCGGCTCCGGCAAGAAGGCGGACGGCAAGGGAGAGCACGTCAAGATCATGGTCGGTGGCCTGGACAAGGTCATCTACATGCCGGCGATGCTCACGGACCGGCTCGGCTACTTCCAGGACGAGGGTTTGAATGTCCAACTTCTGAGTGAGCCCGCGGGTGTCCAGGCCGAGACGGCGCTCGTCTCCGGCCAGGTCCAGGGGGCCGTCGGCTTCTACGACCACACCCTCGACCTACAGGTGAAGGGCAAGGCCGTCGAGTCCGTGGTGCAGTTCTCACGCGCCCCCGGAGAGGTGGAGATCGTCTCCAACAAGGCGTCCGGGGCCATCTCCTCGCCCAAGGACTTCAAGGGCAAGAAGCTCGGCATCACGGGCCTCGGCTCCTCGACGGACTTCCTCACGAAATATCTGGCGGTCAAGAACGGCGTCCAGCCGAGCCAGTTCTCGCCGGTGGCCGTCGGCGCGGGCCCGACGTTCGTCTCCGCGCTCCAGAAGGGCGCCATCGACGGCGGCATGACGACGGACCCCACCGTCGCCACGATCCTGGACAAGAAGCTCGGCAAGGTCCTCGTCGACATGCGGACCCCGGAGGGCTCCCAGGAGGCGCTCGGCGGCCCGTACCCGTCGTCGAGCCTCTACATGCAGACCGACTGGGTCAACAGCCACAAGCCGACGGTCCAGAAGCTCGCCAACGCGTTCGTGAAGACGCTCAAGTGGATGTCCACGCACAGTGCCGACGAGATCGCGGCCAAGATGCCGGCCGACTACTCACAGGGCGACAAGAAGCTGTACGCCGAGGCGATCAAGGCCACGCTGCCGATGTTCACGACGGACGGGGTGATGCCCGAGAACGGCCCCGAGACTGTTGAGAGTGTGCTCAAGGCGTTCAACCCGAACATCAAGAACGCCAAGGTCGACCTGAGCAAGACCTACACCACCGAGTTCGTGGACAAGGCCGCCGGCTGA
- a CDS encoding ABC transporter permease, with the protein MSPDAVTTVPATETAKPGRAVTKARAARRRKVLIGGARVLLLVAVLGLWEVLSRAAIIDPFNFSMPSKIWDQIWTWTTHGTALGSLGEQVWFTLYEALVGWIIGVIAGVVFGIALGRITFLADILGPYIKVLNSIPRIVLAPIFVIWFGLGPASKVASAVVLVFFPVFFNAFQGAREVDRNLVANARILGASDRRVTLQVVIPSATSWIFTSLHVSFGFALIGAIVGEYIGATKGVGLLVAQSQGTFNAAGVYAAMVILAVVALLAEGLLTFAERRIFRWKPADSDS; encoded by the coding sequence ATGTCGCCTGATGCCGTCACCACCGTGCCCGCCACCGAAACCGCCAAGCCGGGACGCGCCGTCACCAAGGCCCGTGCCGCCCGCCGGCGCAAGGTACTGATCGGCGGCGCCCGGGTCCTGCTCCTCGTCGCCGTGCTCGGCCTCTGGGAGGTGCTCTCGCGCGCCGCGATCATCGACCCGTTCAACTTCTCGATGCCGTCGAAGATCTGGGACCAGATCTGGACGTGGACCACCCATGGCACGGCGCTAGGCTCGCTGGGCGAACAGGTCTGGTTCACGCTCTACGAAGCGCTCGTCGGCTGGATCATCGGTGTGATCGCCGGTGTCGTCTTCGGAATCGCGCTCGGGCGCATCACCTTCCTCGCCGACATCCTCGGCCCGTACATCAAGGTCCTCAACTCGATCCCGAGGATCGTGCTCGCCCCGATCTTCGTGATCTGGTTCGGCCTCGGCCCGGCCTCGAAGGTGGCCTCCGCCGTGGTCCTGGTGTTCTTCCCGGTGTTCTTCAACGCCTTCCAGGGAGCCCGTGAGGTCGACCGGAACCTGGTCGCCAACGCCCGCATCCTCGGCGCCAGCGACCGCCGCGTGACGCTTCAGGTCGTCATCCCGTCCGCCACGTCATGGATCTTCACCAGCCTCCATGTGAGCTTCGGCTTCGCGCTGATCGGCGCCATCGTCGGCGAGTACATCGGCGCGACCAAGGGCGTCGGCCTGCTCGTCGCACAGTCGCAGGGCACGTTCAACGCGGCCGGTGTGTACGCGGCGATGGTCATCCTCGCCGTCGTGGCCCTGCTGGCCGAGGGGCTGCTCACCTTTGCCGAGCGCCGCATCTTCCGCTGGAAGCCGGCGGATTCGGACAGCTGA
- a CDS encoding ABC transporter ATP-binding protein, with the protein MSTDTGPAIELRGASKTFRTPSGGLHTAVRELDLTVGRGEFVAVVGPTGCGKSTTLTLVSGLEEPTDGEVLVAGEPVEGVGDKVGFVFQQDATFPWRTVLSNVMAGPRFRGVPKAEAKAKAREWLARVGLASFEDRYPHQLSGGQRKRVALAATFVNDPEILLMDEPFSALDVQTRALMSDELLELWEGTGASVVFVTHDLEESIALADKVVVMTAGPATVKQVFDIALPRPRKVESVRLLPEFIEIYREIWESLGEEVRITRERGAADVA; encoded by the coding sequence ATGAGCACAGACACCGGCCCCGCCATCGAACTGCGGGGCGCGAGCAAAACCTTCAGGACGCCTTCGGGCGGCCTGCACACCGCGGTCAGGGAGCTCGATCTGACCGTCGGACGCGGCGAGTTCGTGGCCGTCGTCGGCCCCACGGGCTGCGGCAAGTCGACCACCCTCACCCTCGTCAGCGGCCTGGAGGAACCCACCGACGGCGAGGTCCTGGTGGCCGGCGAACCCGTCGAGGGAGTCGGCGACAAGGTCGGATTCGTGTTCCAGCAGGACGCGACGTTCCCCTGGCGAACGGTGCTGTCCAACGTCATGGCCGGTCCGCGCTTCCGCGGCGTACCGAAGGCCGAGGCGAAGGCCAAGGCCCGTGAGTGGCTGGCCCGCGTCGGCCTCGCCTCCTTCGAGGACCGCTACCCGCACCAGCTCTCCGGAGGCCAGCGCAAGCGGGTCGCCCTCGCCGCCACGTTCGTCAACGACCCCGAGATCCTGCTCATGGACGAGCCGTTCTCGGCGCTCGACGTGCAGACCAGGGCCCTGATGTCGGACGAGCTCCTGGAGCTGTGGGAGGGGACGGGCGCCTCGGTCGTCTTCGTCACCCACGACCTGGAGGAGTCCATCGCGCTGGCCGACAAGGTCGTCGTCATGACCGCGGGACCGGCCACCGTGAAGCAGGTCTTCGACATCGCCCTGCCGCGCCCCCGGAAGGTCGAATCGGTGCGCCTGCTGCCCGAGTTCATCGAGATCTACCGCGAGATCTGGGAGTCCCTGGGCGAAGAGGTCCGCATCACGCGCGAGAGAGGTGCCGCCGATGTCGCCTGA
- a CDS encoding response regulator: MIDVLVVDDDFRVAEINAKYVGKVPGFRVVARAHNAAQALAAVERQRIDLVLLDHYLPDMTGLELAHRMRENGHNTDVIMITAASDVLTVQAAMRQGALHYLVKPFTFAALRSRLDSYAALRRTVDRVSGRGAAGQEQVDRIFGALRALPMPASPGLPSGQSEPTTDLICDVLHRADHPLSAHEVAAETGLSRSTAQRYLRHMEQSGRLHLSLKYGDTGRPEHRYVWVAP; the protein is encoded by the coding sequence ATGATTGACGTCCTGGTCGTGGACGACGACTTCCGTGTCGCCGAGATCAACGCGAAGTACGTGGGAAAGGTTCCCGGCTTCCGGGTGGTCGCCCGCGCCCACAACGCCGCGCAGGCACTGGCCGCCGTGGAGCGCCAGCGCATCGACCTCGTGCTGCTCGACCACTACTTGCCCGACATGACGGGCCTCGAACTCGCCCACCGGATGCGGGAGAACGGCCACAACACCGACGTCATCATGATCACCGCGGCGAGCGACGTCCTGACGGTGCAGGCGGCGATGCGCCAGGGAGCCCTGCACTACCTGGTGAAGCCGTTCACGTTCGCCGCGCTGCGTTCGCGGCTCGACTCGTACGCGGCGCTGCGCCGCACCGTGGACCGGGTCAGCGGCCGCGGCGCGGCGGGCCAGGAGCAGGTCGACCGGATTTTCGGTGCGCTACGGGCGCTGCCCATGCCCGCGTCGCCCGGCCTGCCGAGCGGTCAGTCGGAGCCGACCACGGATCTGATCTGCGATGTGCTGCACCGCGCCGACCATCCGCTGTCCGCCCACGAGGTGGCGGCGGAGACCGGCCTGAGCCGCTCCACGGCGCAGCGGTATCTGCGCCACATGGAACAGTCGGGCCGGCTTCACCTCTCGCTCAAGTACGGGGACACCGGGCGTCCTGAGCATCGCTATGTGTGGGTGGCGCCCTGA
- a CDS encoding solute symporter family protein, giving the protein MTGNHQTLALLLFSVFVAVTLAITTWVSRNRHGSAEEFYAGGRLFSPMENGFAIAGDYMSAASFLGISGLIALFGYDGLLYSVGFLVAWLVVLLLVAELVRNCGRFTLADVIAARMRERPVRIAAGTSSVTVSVLYLVAQMVGAGSLVALLLGSTGGAVQAWTVVGVGGLMVIYVSLGGMRATTWIQIVKAVLLMGGAIVLTVLVLVRFHGDFDQLLRTAAQRSGHGAAFLAPGLKYGGDWTARLDFISLGLALVLGTAGLPHILSRFYTVPTARAARRSVIWSIGLIGSFYLMTIVLGFGAAAIVGSDAVRGSNAAGNTAVPLLALDLGGGPDSTGGTVLFAVVAAVAFATILAVVAGITLASSASVAHDLYASLRRPHAKPRSEVAVARVAAAGIGVVAIALGLLARDLNVAFLVGLAFAVAASANLPVLLYSLFWRNFTTRGAVWSVYGGLVPALVLVVLSPVVSGSETSLFPGVDFQYFPLENPGLVSIPLGFLAGWLGTVTSHEPPDEAKHAETEVRALTGAGAV; this is encoded by the coding sequence GTGACCGGGAACCATCAGACGCTGGCGCTGCTGCTGTTCAGCGTGTTCGTCGCCGTCACGCTGGCGATCACCACATGGGTGAGCCGCAACAGGCACGGATCGGCGGAGGAGTTCTACGCGGGCGGCCGGCTGTTCTCGCCCATGGAGAACGGTTTCGCCATCGCGGGCGACTACATGTCGGCCGCCTCCTTCCTCGGGATCTCTGGCCTGATCGCGCTCTTCGGCTACGACGGCCTGCTCTACTCGGTCGGGTTCCTCGTGGCCTGGCTCGTCGTGCTGCTGCTGGTTGCCGAACTCGTGCGCAACTGCGGGCGGTTCACCCTCGCCGACGTCATCGCCGCCCGGATGCGAGAGCGTCCCGTGCGGATCGCGGCGGGAACTTCTTCGGTGACGGTGTCCGTTCTCTATCTGGTGGCGCAGATGGTGGGTGCGGGCAGCCTGGTCGCGCTGCTGCTCGGCAGCACCGGCGGAGCCGTACAGGCGTGGACCGTCGTCGGCGTCGGCGGGCTCATGGTCATCTATGTGTCGCTGGGAGGGATGCGGGCCACCACCTGGATCCAGATCGTCAAGGCGGTCCTGCTCATGGGCGGGGCGATCGTCCTGACCGTGCTCGTCCTGGTCCGTTTCCACGGGGACTTCGACCAGCTGCTGCGTACGGCGGCGCAGCGCAGCGGGCACGGAGCCGCGTTCCTCGCGCCCGGACTGAAGTACGGCGGCGACTGGACCGCGAGGCTCGACTTCATCAGCCTGGGCCTTGCGCTCGTGCTCGGCACGGCCGGACTGCCGCACATCCTGTCGCGCTTCTACACCGTTCCGACGGCACGGGCCGCGCGCCGCTCGGTCATCTGGTCCATCGGACTCATCGGCAGCTTCTACCTGATGACCATCGTGCTCGGCTTCGGTGCGGCGGCGATCGTGGGATCCGACGCCGTGCGGGGTTCGAACGCGGCGGGGAACACGGCGGTTCCGCTGCTCGCGCTCGACCTGGGCGGCGGCCCGGACTCCACAGGTGGAACGGTTCTGTTCGCCGTCGTCGCGGCCGTCGCCTTCGCGACGATCCTCGCCGTCGTCGCCGGGATCACGCTCGCCTCCTCGGCCTCCGTGGCCCACGATCTGTACGCGTCCCTGCGCCGCCCCCACGCCAAGCCGCGCAGCGAGGTCGCCGTGGCCCGCGTCGCCGCCGCCGGCATCGGCGTGGTCGCGATCGCCCTGGGACTGCTCGCCCGCGACCTCAATGTGGCGTTCCTCGTGGGCCTCGCCTTCGCCGTGGCCGCCTCCGCGAACCTTCCCGTGCTGCTCTACTCCCTGTTCTGGCGGAACTTCACCACGCGCGGCGCCGTGTGGTCCGTCTACGGAGGGCTCGTGCCCGCCCTCGTCCTGGTGGTCCTGTCACCGGTCGTGTCCGGCAGCGAGACCTCGCTGTTCCCCGGTGTGGACTTCCAGTACTTCCCGCTGGAGAACCCCGGCCTCGTCTCCATTCCCCTCGGTTTCCTGGCGGGCTGGCTCGGCACGGTCACCTCACATGAGCCACCGGACGAGGCCAAGCACGCGGAGACGGAGGTGCGTGCGCTGACCGGGGCGGGAGCCGTCTGA
- a CDS encoding DUF485 domain-containing protein, translating into MEKHDGREAAQTRPGDRGVLGDPWYDALASGWGELDGTGAPAPAVPPQAAPPERSAAAIYLEVQRSAAFQEVRSRYRRFVIPAAATFFAWYLAYILAATTAPGLMGRPVAGAVNVAMLAGLGQFLSTFLLTWLYSRHARLRRDRAALELRWDTQEMTRVIEGGQR; encoded by the coding sequence GTGGAGAAGCACGACGGGCGCGAGGCGGCGCAGACCCGGCCCGGTGATCGCGGTGTTCTCGGCGATCCCTGGTACGACGCGCTGGCCTCCGGGTGGGGCGAGTTGGACGGCACGGGGGCACCGGCCCCGGCCGTACCTCCGCAGGCCGCCCCCCCGGAGCGGAGCGCGGCGGCGATCTATCTGGAGGTGCAGCGCAGCGCGGCCTTCCAGGAAGTACGCAGCCGCTACCGGAGGTTCGTCATTCCGGCCGCCGCGACCTTCTTCGCCTGGTACCTCGCGTACATCCTGGCGGCGACGACGGCCCCCGGTCTGATGGGCAGGCCCGTCGCGGGAGCGGTGAATGTGGCGATGCTGGCGGGCCTCGGGCAGTTCCTCAGCACCTTCCTTCTGACGTGGCTGTACTCGCGCCACGCGCGGTTGCGAAGGGACCGCGCGGCGCTCGAACTGCGCTGGGACACCCAGGAGATGACCCGAGTGATCGAGGGTGGCCAGCGGTGA
- a CDS encoding response regulator, with translation MVADDQTVVREGIVMLLGLLPGIEVVGAAGDGDEAVALVAQLAPDVVLMDLRMPRCDGVEATRRIRSKYPGTQVVILTTYADDESLFPALKAGARGYLTKDAGGDEIVRAVEDVLSGDAGLSPKIQRRLLERLSEPAPAPAPVAPPDGITAREAEVLGLIAEGLTNQEIARALHVSTATVKTHINNLFAKTGLKDRAQAVRYAYRHGLVQPPGSAIT, from the coding sequence GTGGTCGCCGATGATCAGACGGTCGTGCGCGAAGGCATCGTGATGCTGCTCGGGCTACTGCCCGGCATCGAGGTCGTCGGAGCGGCCGGCGACGGCGACGAGGCCGTCGCGCTGGTTGCCCAACTCGCCCCGGACGTCGTCCTCATGGACCTGCGTATGCCGCGCTGTGACGGGGTGGAGGCGACGCGGCGCATCCGATCGAAGTACCCCGGAACCCAGGTCGTCATCCTGACCACCTACGCGGACGACGAGTCGCTGTTCCCCGCGCTCAAGGCCGGAGCCCGCGGCTATCTGACCAAGGACGCGGGCGGCGACGAGATCGTGCGGGCCGTCGAGGACGTGCTCTCCGGTGACGCGGGCCTTTCCCCGAAGATCCAGCGTCGACTTCTGGAGCGTCTTTCGGAGCCGGCGCCGGCCCCCGCGCCCGTGGCGCCGCCCGACGGAATCACCGCGCGAGAGGCCGAAGTTCTGGGGCTCATCGCCGAGGGGCTCACCAATCAGGAGATCGCCCGCGCCCTGCATGTCTCCACCGCGACGGTGAAGACACACATCAACAACCTCTTCGCCAAAACCGGCCTCAAGGACCGGGCTCAGGCAGTGCGGTATGCCTATCGGCACGGCCTTGTTCAGCCACCGGGGTCGGCCATCACCTAA
- a CDS encoding sensor histidine kinase, producing MTSGAWTSWPSREALSREGLTRARRVLARVVRAVALTALVWTAAAERGVHGWTVALAPVALIACGAAAWGFFRTTLEHLLWPSVGLLAVLLGAAFAAEQAGFRGPALVLWCGCAVTALERLPLVAAIPLTAGALTGFAVLNNDAWFTTAVTTIGLCLAGYVLRLDAEARGSAQRLLRQERAARAAEAESAALAERARIAREIHDVLAHSLSAQLVHLEAARLLIERGADLDQIHERVVAARGMARDGLTETRQALSALRGEMTPLEDFLRELVATDGATVSVEGVRRPLSVEASQTVRRVAQEALTNVRKHAPGAKAQVRLEYGTAEVTLEVRDSGSATSAGELTGSGSGYGLLGMRERAELLGGTLVAGPCEEGFAVKLKVPA from the coding sequence GTGACGTCCGGAGCCTGGACCAGCTGGCCCTCGCGGGAGGCGCTCTCCCGCGAAGGGCTCACGCGGGCGCGGCGGGTCCTTGCTCGCGTCGTGAGAGCGGTCGCGCTCACCGCTCTCGTGTGGACCGCGGCAGCGGAGCGTGGCGTGCACGGCTGGACCGTTGCCCTGGCGCCGGTCGCGCTCATCGCCTGCGGCGCCGCGGCCTGGGGGTTCTTCCGGACCACGCTGGAACACCTGCTGTGGCCCTCCGTGGGTCTGCTCGCCGTCCTGCTGGGCGCGGCATTCGCGGCGGAGCAGGCGGGGTTCAGAGGGCCGGCGCTCGTCCTCTGGTGCGGCTGCGCCGTCACCGCTCTTGAGCGGCTGCCCCTGGTCGCGGCCATTCCTCTCACCGCCGGCGCGCTCACCGGGTTCGCTGTCCTGAACAACGACGCATGGTTCACCACAGCGGTCACCACCATCGGGCTCTGCCTTGCGGGATACGTCCTGCGCCTCGACGCGGAGGCCAGAGGAAGTGCGCAGCGGCTGCTCCGCCAGGAACGGGCCGCGCGCGCCGCGGAGGCGGAATCCGCGGCCCTGGCCGAGCGGGCCCGGATCGCGCGGGAGATCCACGACGTGCTGGCGCACAGCCTCTCCGCCCAGCTCGTCCACCTCGAGGCGGCACGTTTGCTCATCGAGCGGGGCGCGGATCTCGACCAGATCCACGAGCGCGTCGTCGCCGCCCGTGGCATGGCACGCGACGGGCTCACCGAGACACGTCAGGCACTCTCGGCGCTGCGCGGAGAGATGACCCCGCTGGAGGACTTCCTGCGCGAACTCGTCGCCACGGACGGCGCGACGGTCTCGGTGGAGGGGGTGCGGCGGCCGTTGTCCGTCGAGGCGTCACAGACAGTACGCAGGGTCGCCCAAGAGGCCCTGACGAACGTACGCAAGCACGCGCCCGGCGCGAAGGCCCAGGTGAGACTGGAGTACGGCACCGCCGAAGTGACCCTTGAGGTAAGGGATTCGGGTTCGGCCACGTCGGCGGGGGAGCTCACTGGCAGTGGCTCCGGCTACGGTCTGTTGGGGATGAGGGAGCGTGCGGAGCTGCTCGGCGGCACGCTCGTGGCAGGGCCGTGCGAGGAGGGTTTCGCAGTGAAGCTGAAGGTACCCGCATGA
- a CDS encoding DUF1453 domain-containing protein produces the protein MSGLTNVLVIIAVVVLVVVRQFKAQQITMDKRWWVVPAVLVFMALRKPDLLDSHHQALSASLIGLELLVGLALGAGWAWTTRIWTAQDGTVWSKSTKASGAVWVVGIAVRAGLYAAGAAFGIKQGSAALMLALAATLLVRSGVLIWRAQSLRPAPQGAGAYGDGVPVPSWKDRV, from the coding sequence ATGTCCGGGCTCACCAATGTGCTGGTGATCATCGCAGTCGTCGTGCTGGTGGTCGTCCGTCAGTTCAAGGCGCAGCAGATCACCATGGACAAGCGCTGGTGGGTCGTGCCCGCCGTGCTCGTCTTCATGGCGCTGCGCAAGCCGGACCTCCTCGACTCCCACCACCAGGCCCTCTCGGCCTCGCTCATAGGCCTTGAGCTGCTCGTCGGTCTCGCCCTCGGCGCCGGCTGGGCCTGGACCACCCGGATCTGGACCGCGCAGGACGGCACCGTGTGGAGCAAGAGCACCAAGGCCAGCGGCGCCGTCTGGGTCGTCGGAATCGCCGTACGGGCCGGTCTCTACGCCGCCGGCGCGGCCTTCGGTATCAAGCAGGGCAGCGCCGCGCTCATGCTCGCCCTGGCCGCCACACTGCTCGTTCGCTCCGGAGTCCTCATCTGGCGTGCGCAGTCCCTGCGGCCTGCACCCCAGGGGGCCGGGGCGTACGGTGACGGCGTGCCCGTGCCGTCGTGGAAGGACCGCGTGTGA
- a CDS encoding DNA gyrase/topoisomerase IV subunit B, protein MTAETSVPSTALLTGAGGIVDKDSSNYTARHLLVLEGLEAVRKRPGMYIGSTDSRGLMHCLWEIIDNSVDEALGGYCDHIEVILHDDASVEVRDNGRGIPVDVEPKTGLSGVEVVMTKLHAGGKFGGGSYAASGGLHGVGASVVNALSARLDVEVDRGGNTHAISFRRGVPGAFAKPGPDATFDSAARLSKVKRIPKNRTGTRVRYWADRQIFLKDAKLSLENLHQRARQTAFLVPGLTIVVRDEYGLGDGGSKGEESFRFDGGISEFCEYLAADKPVCDVLRFSGQGTFKETVPVLDDHGQMTPTEVTRELAVDIAMRWGTGYDTTLRSFVNIIATPKGGTHVSGFERSLTKTMNEVLRSQKLLRVAEDDVVKDDALEGLTAVVTVRLAEPQFEGQTKEVLGTSAANRIVANVVAKELKAFLTSTKRDAKAQARAVMEKAVAAARTRIAARQHKDAQRRKTALESSSLPAKLADCRSDDVERSELFIVEGDSALGTAKLARNSEFQALLPIRGKILNVQKSSVSDMLKNAECGAIIQVIGAGSGRTFDIDAARYGKIILLVDADVDGAHIRTLLLTLFQRYMRPMIEAGRVFAAVPPLHRIELVQPKKGQDKYVYTYSDRELRETLLEYQRKGVRYKDSIQRYKGLGEMDADQLAETTMDPRHRTLRRINIGELDAAEQVFDLLMGTDVAPRKEFISSSAATLDRSRIDA, encoded by the coding sequence GTGACCGCCGAAACGTCCGTGCCGTCCACAGCGCTGCTGACCGGAGCAGGCGGCATCGTGGACAAGGACAGTTCCAACTACACCGCGCGGCACCTGCTCGTCCTTGAGGGGCTCGAGGCCGTACGCAAGCGCCCTGGCATGTACATCGGGTCGACGGACAGCCGTGGCCTGATGCACTGCCTCTGGGAAATCATCGACAACTCCGTCGATGAGGCCCTCGGAGGCTATTGCGACCACATCGAGGTCATCCTCCACGACGACGCATCCGTAGAGGTGCGGGACAACGGCCGCGGCATCCCCGTGGACGTCGAGCCGAAGACCGGGCTCTCCGGGGTCGAGGTCGTCATGACCAAGCTGCACGCGGGCGGCAAGTTCGGCGGAGGCTCCTACGCGGCCTCCGGCGGCCTGCACGGCGTGGGCGCCTCCGTGGTGAACGCGCTCTCCGCGCGGCTCGACGTCGAGGTCGACCGAGGCGGGAACACGCACGCCATCAGCTTCCGCCGCGGTGTCCCCGGCGCCTTCGCCAAGCCGGGACCCGACGCGACCTTCGACTCGGCCGCGCGGCTCAGCAAGGTCAAGCGGATCCCGAAGAACCGCACCGGCACGCGCGTGCGCTACTGGGCCGACCGCCAGATCTTCCTCAAGGACGCCAAGCTCTCCCTGGAGAACCTGCACCAGCGCGCCCGCCAGACCGCGTTCCTCGTGCCGGGCCTGACCATCGTCGTGCGCGACGAGTACGGGCTCGGTGACGGCGGCAGCAAGGGCGAGGAATCCTTCCGCTTCGACGGCGGTATCAGCGAATTCTGCGAGTACCTCGCCGCCGACAAGCCGGTCTGCGATGTCCTCCGCTTCTCCGGACAGGGCACCTTCAAGGAGACCGTCCCGGTCCTCGACGACCACGGTCAGATGACGCCGACCGAGGTCACCCGCGAGCTCGCTGTGGACATCGCGATGCGCTGGGGCACCGGCTACGACACGACACTCAGGTCGTTCGTCAACATCATCGCCACCCCCAAGGGCGGCACCCACGTGAGTGGCTTCGAGCGCTCGCTCACCAAGACGATGAACGAGGTGCTGCGCTCCCAGAAACTACTGCGCGTCGCCGAGGACGACGTCGTCAAGGACGACGCCCTCGAGGGCCTCACGGCCGTCGTCACGGTGCGTCTCGCCGAGCCGCAGTTCGAGGGCCAGACCAAGGAGGTGCTCGGCACCTCGGCGGCCAACAGGATCGTCGCGAACGTCGTGGCCAAGGAGCTCAAAGCGTTCCTGACCTCCACCAAGCGCGACGCGAAGGCCCAGGCCCGCGCCGTCATGGAGAAGGCCGTCGCCGCGGCCCGTACGCGGATCGCGGCCCGCCAGCACAAGGACGCGCAGCGCAGGAAGACGGCCCTCGAGTCGTCGTCGCTGCCGGCCAAGCTGGCGGACTGCCGCAGCGACGACGTGGAGCGCAGCGAGCTCTTCATCGTCGAGGGGGACTCCGCGCTCGGCACCGCCAAGCTGGCCCGGAACTCCGAGTTCCAGGCGCTGCTGCCGATCCGCGGCAAGATCCTCAACGTTCAGAAGTCGTCCGTGTCGGACATGCTGAAGAACGCCGAGTGCGGCGCGATCATCCAGGTCATAGGAGCCGGGTCCGGGCGGACCTTCGACATCGACGCCGCGCGCTACGGGAAGATCATCCTGCTCGTCGACGCCGACGTCGACGGCGCGCACATCCGCACCCTGCTCCTGACCCTCTTCCAGCGCTACATGCGGCCGATGATCGAGGCGGGCCGCGTGTTCGCCGCGGTGCCGCCGCTGCACCGCATCGAGCTCGTCCAGCCGAAGAAGGGCCAGGACAAGTACGTCTACACGTACTCGGACCGCGAGCTGCGCGAGACGCTCCTCGAGTACCAGCGCAAGGGCGTGCGCTACAAGGACTCGATCCAGCGTTACAAGGGCCTCGGAGAGATGGACGCCGACCAGCTGGCCGAGACCACGATGGACCCGCGTCACCGCACGCTGCGCCGTATCAACATCGGCGAGCTGGACGCCGCGGAGCAGGTCTTCGATCTGCTCATGGGCACGGACGTGGCGCCGCGCAAGGAGTTCATCAGCAGCTCGGCCGCGACGCTCGACCGCTCGCGCATCGACGCCTAG
- a CDS encoding DUF7455 domain-containing protein, with protein MTTVLTPASPLTAADRCDRCGAQAYLRVVLISGGELLFCAHHGRKFEPELKKIAAEIQDETERLTAAPVSAETEER; from the coding sequence GTGACTACTGTTCTGACCCCCGCGAGCCCACTGACGGCCGCTGACCGCTGTGACCGTTGCGGCGCCCAGGCGTACCTTCGTGTCGTCCTCATCAGCGGTGGTGAACTGCTCTTCTGCGCCCACCATGGCCGCAAGTTCGAGCCGGAACTCAAGAAGATCGCCGCTGAGATACAGGACGAGACGGAGCGCTTGACCGCCGCTCCGGTAAGCGCCGAAACCGAGGAACGCTGA